Proteins encoded by one window of Manihot esculenta cultivar AM560-2 chromosome 10, M.esculenta_v8, whole genome shotgun sequence:
- the LOC110625096 gene encoding PRA1 family protein A3-like, with protein MEESHSNLPTSHLLGSVPAVVSEEKSTTTYEVPEANMQTFPPNNNRGGGSSRGYQTLGNLSATFSEKVTRTVRKFSPHLAAKMRPPHMPVIRDRPSSKKSVYICGQPRGVFVFLFSAASFILWCTSGTLLFVLWAFGIGLLVTVLHASVRTPNLKARLNTFREEFRAVWRNYSEL; from the exons ATGGAGGAGTCTCACAGCAACCTCCCTACTAGCCATTTACTGGGCTCTGTTCCT GCAGTGGTCAGTGAAGAAAAAAGTACCACCACCTATGAAG TCCCCGAGGCAAATATGCAGACATTCCCTCCAAATAATAATAGGGGAGGAGGTAGCAGCCGTGGTTATCAAACTCTTGGAAATCTATCGG CTACTTTCAGTGAAAAGGTGACAAGAACAGTAAGAAAGTTCTCTCCACATTTGGCAGCAAAGATGAGGCCTCCTCACAT GCCTGTCATTCGTGACCGTCCTTCATCCAAAAAATCAGTATACATCTGTGGCCAACCTCGTGGGGTGTTTGTcttcttattctcagctg CCAGTTTTATTCTGTGGTGCACTTCTGGCACTCTGCTGTTTGTTTTATGGGCATTTGGCATCGGCCTCCTTG TTACAGTTCTTCATGCAAGTGTCAGGACACCTAATCTGAAGGCACGCCTCAACACATTCCGGGAAGAATTTCGTGCTGTGTGGCGCAATTATAGTGAGCTGTGA